A stretch of the Ktedonobacterales bacterium genome encodes the following:
- a CDS encoding HEPN domain-containing protein, translating to MNEEALSIFAEAAQDMASAGLELAIGRHFACADICNQVAEKSFQAVSVRREGRRIMYDHDLRALGAAVDAPAEILEDAAALSPYHPEAYYAETPPEEADQTISAEEAHVLMQRARRVLRWARSVVVEAP from the coding sequence ATGAACGAGGAAGCCCTGAGCATCTTTGCGGAGGCGGCCCAGGATATGGCTTCGGCTGGGCTGGAATTGGCGATTGGGCGGCATTTTGCCTGTGCCGACATATGCAATCAGGTAGCAGAGAAATCCTTCCAGGCGGTCAGCGTGCGGCGCGAGGGGCGTCGTATCATGTACGACCATGATCTGCGCGCTCTGGGCGCAGCCGTAGACGCTCCTGCGGAGATTCTGGAGGACGCTGCGGCGCTTTCGCCCTATCATCCTGAAGCCTACTATGCCGAGACCCCCCCGGAAGAAGCCGACCAGACCATCAGCGCCGAAGAAGCCCATGTCTTGATGCAGCGAGCCAGGCGTGTGCTGCGCTGGGCGCGAAGTGTTGTCGTTGAAGCTCCCTGA
- a CDS encoding PrsW family glutamic-type intramembrane protease, whose amino-acid sequence MSSSYGVLRVVHAEDDARKRSEASTENTGLGAWDLPGYTGNAASLPDPLYLLAESSTSIGRGLNNHVVLMDPTVSREHARLTWRNGTWLIENLSTHNLLHVDKVNVPSGNSREIEPGAMLLLGQTTLQLLAPRTEQPSKQARMDEKTAPSAALQPSEPFASEHQLLPKVSARHMDEAVLAMVARGEKKSGGLLSMSPGVTLQFAVRQRFDRGRFWALGTAAAVLFGFLFFIGCAYLTFLRNAQLSAQVISQGGLPNVLAAITIPVVPALGIVLLVNIIDRYEREPWLLRLGAFLWGALIAIPPALLIEHTIVDGIATIHFGWLSRTAAEVMNSFLLGANAGVTEEVVKGAGLIILLIALRDEFDNVTDGIIYGALIGAGFAMVENFVYFAQDSKQSLLFLIIGRIVLGWLGHSTFTACLGAGLGYARQTRIPWQKWAMPLLGFGVGVLLHTLFDFVDFQASAAIHDAPSSDLVATVALIAIIADYIPPFIAQGALLYLLMRSLNHEATVVREYLADEVIRGTITPDEYLLLQRSFRRTRLERFYFFKRGWRSWLTAKALYQTQIGLAFRKWHVSMGDKPKIGRRQPEDAYRERIKRLREDLIEQSLPTALRAFSK is encoded by the coding sequence ATGAGTTCGAGTTATGGTGTGCTGCGTGTGGTCCATGCCGAGGATGACGCCCGTAAGCGATCTGAAGCCAGCACAGAAAACACTGGATTAGGCGCCTGGGACTTGCCCGGTTATACAGGGAACGCGGCCAGTCTGCCAGACCCGCTTTATCTTCTCGCCGAATCCAGCACCAGCATTGGTCGTGGGCTGAATAATCATGTGGTCTTGATGGACCCCACTGTTTCGCGCGAACATGCCCGGCTCACCTGGCGTAATGGTACCTGGCTGATCGAAAATCTCAGCACACACAATCTGCTGCATGTGGATAAAGTCAATGTTCCTTCTGGTAACTCAAGAGAGATAGAGCCTGGCGCGATGCTGCTGCTGGGCCAGACAACACTGCAACTCCTGGCCCCGCGTACCGAGCAGCCCTCAAAACAGGCCAGGATGGATGAAAAGACAGCGCCATCTGCCGCGCTCCAACCATCTGAACCCTTCGCCTCAGAACACCAGCTTTTACCAAAGGTAAGCGCCAGGCATATGGATGAAGCTGTGCTGGCAATGGTTGCTAGAGGTGAGAAGAAATCCGGTGGACTCTTGAGCATGAGTCCGGGTGTCACCCTTCAATTTGCTGTGCGCCAGCGGTTCGACAGGGGTAGATTCTGGGCGTTGGGTACCGCTGCCGCTGTGTTATTTGGCTTTCTTTTCTTCATCGGCTGCGCGTATCTCACCTTCCTCAGAAACGCGCAGTTGAGCGCACAGGTCATCTCGCAAGGAGGGCTGCCCAACGTCCTGGCCGCTATAACTATTCCCGTCGTGCCGGCGCTGGGCATTGTCCTGCTTGTCAACATCATTGATCGCTATGAGCGGGAACCCTGGCTGCTTCGCTTAGGCGCATTCCTCTGGGGCGCTTTGATCGCCATCCCCCCGGCGCTTTTGATCGAGCATACCATTGTTGATGGCATTGCAACCATTCACTTCGGCTGGCTTTCGCGCACTGCCGCCGAAGTGATGAATTCGTTTCTACTGGGAGCCAACGCTGGCGTCACCGAAGAAGTCGTCAAGGGGGCCGGTCTGATCATCTTACTGATCGCCTTGCGCGATGAATTCGATAACGTGACCGACGGCATCATCTACGGCGCTCTCATCGGCGCTGGCTTCGCTATGGTGGAGAACTTCGTCTATTTCGCTCAGGACTCCAAACAATCGCTGCTTTTCCTGATTATTGGCCGCATCGTCCTCGGCTGGTTGGGGCATTCTACCTTTACGGCGTGCCTGGGGGCCGGGCTAGGGTACGCGCGCCAGACCAGGATCCCCTGGCAAAAATGGGCCATGCCCTTACTGGGTTTTGGAGTTGGCGTCCTGCTCCATACCCTCTTTGACTTCGTTGATTTCCAGGCCAGTGCTGCCATCCACGACGCGCCTAGCTCAGATCTGGTCGCAACGGTTGCCCTCATTGCTATCATTGCTGACTATATCCCGCCTTTTATCGCCCAGGGCGCTCTGCTCTATCTGCTGATGCGCTCACTCAACCACGAAGCCACTGTCGTCCGTGAATACCTGGCCGATGAGGTCATTCGTGGAACCATCACCCCGGATGAGTATCTCCTTCTCCAACGCTCATTCCGGCGTACCCGACTGGAACGGTTTTATTTCTTCAAGCGTGGCTGGCGCTCCTGGCTGACGGCCAAGGCGCTCTATCAGACCCAGATCGGCCTGGCGTTCCGCAAGTGGCACGTCAGTATGGGCGATAAGCCTAAAATCGGACGCAGGCAACCCGAAGACGCCTATCGAGAACGCATCAAGCGCCTGCGCGAAGATTTGATTGAGCAATCCCTTCCAACTGCCCTGCGGGCCTTCAGTAAATAG
- a CDS encoding class F sortase, with protein sequence MSMKSPGFLLSIAQRVLMIYGLFCALLTLASCGLNLFAGGAANQTAHPNSAPNQPNRIRIARLGVDSPIMPVGEDHYGAMAAPGAGHPASDPIWNTAFWWERGAAPGQPGNAVLAGHVDRSDGSHAIFWNLRQMQPGDHISITNQAGQTFTFRVTSIESFDNPDGGPTDPVIQRVFGPAPTANLNLISCYGAWVGTEFNRRLVVFSTLITDA encoded by the coding sequence ATGTCTATGAAGTCGCCAGGGTTCTTGCTTTCTATCGCTCAACGCGTTCTGATGATCTACGGGCTGTTCTGCGCTCTGCTCACGCTCGCATCTTGCGGGCTGAACCTCTTTGCAGGTGGGGCAGCAAACCAGACCGCGCATCCGAACAGCGCCCCCAACCAGCCGAACAGGATACGCATCGCCCGGCTGGGGGTAGATTCGCCGATTATGCCCGTTGGCGAAGACCATTATGGAGCTATGGCTGCGCCCGGCGCCGGGCATCCGGCCAGCGACCCTATTTGGAACACCGCCTTCTGGTGGGAGCGTGGAGCGGCTCCCGGACAGCCAGGTAACGCCGTTCTGGCTGGTCATGTTGATCGGAGTGATGGCAGCCACGCCATCTTCTGGAATCTGCGCCAGATGCAGCCCGGCGACCACATCAGCATCACCAACCAGGCAGGGCAAACGTTCACCTTCCGGGTCACGAGCATTGAATCGTTCGACAATCCCGATGGCGGCCCCACCGACCCGGTAATTCAGCGGGTCTTTGGCCCCGCCCCCACCGCCAATCTCAACTTGATTAGCTGCTATGGCGCGTGGGTTGGCACCGAGTTTAATAGACGGCTTGTCGTCTTCTCCACCCTGATCACCGATGCGTAA
- a CDS encoding acyl-CoA dehydrogenase family protein: MDFRLTEEQQLIRDTAKRIAHEVIAPRAAELDETGEYPEDIFQVYKEAGLLGLTFPEQYGGSGAGTMGLGLAVEEVAKVDNSCSLILLLTRLSTSAILKYGTEEQKQKYCQGTALGELRGAFGLTEPGAGSDSANIQTRAERRGDEYILNGTKHYISGASVADFFLVATKTDVKAGSKGFSVFIVDRDTPGFRVGKSDRKMGVHGVPTCELIFEDARVPASQIVGQENNGFKLIMWNLNSVRPIVAARGLGTAEGAIQYAIEYAKQRHTFGQPVIEHQAIQMMIADVAMRIEASRLLTYQAATLVDEGKADKHHAHWLSMAKCFATETAVEAADKALQIMGGIGYMQESATERFYRDARQLTIVEGTSQVQRLIIARAVAEDMLNWR, from the coding sequence ATGGATTTTCGCCTGACCGAAGAGCAACAACTGATCCGCGATACGGCGAAGCGGATCGCCCATGAGGTGATTGCGCCGCGCGCCGCTGAACTTGATGAGACGGGTGAGTACCCCGAAGATATTTTTCAGGTCTATAAAGAGGCTGGCTTGCTGGGCCTGACATTCCCAGAGCAGTACGGTGGCAGCGGCGCGGGTACGATGGGGCTGGGGCTGGCGGTGGAAGAGGTTGCCAAGGTTGATAACTCCTGTTCGCTGATACTGCTGCTGACCAGGCTTTCGACCTCGGCGATTCTCAAGTATGGGACTGAAGAGCAGAAGCAGAAATACTGCCAGGGGACGGCGCTGGGTGAACTACGCGGCGCATTTGGGCTGACAGAGCCGGGGGCTGGCTCCGATTCGGCGAATATCCAGACACGGGCTGAGCGGCGCGGCGATGAGTATATTCTGAACGGGACGAAGCATTATATTTCCGGCGCGAGCGTGGCCGATTTCTTTCTGGTCGCCACGAAGACCGATGTGAAGGCTGGTTCGAAGGGCTTCAGCGTCTTTATTGTGGACCGCGATACGCCGGGCTTCCGCGTGGGCAAGTCTGATCGCAAGATGGGCGTGCATGGCGTGCCGACCTGCGAGTTAATCTTCGAGGATGCGCGTGTACCCGCGTCACAGATCGTGGGGCAGGAGAACAACGGGTTCAAGCTGATTATGTGGAACCTGAACTCGGTGCGGCCTATTGTGGCGGCGCGTGGCCTGGGGACGGCTGAAGGGGCGATTCAGTATGCCATCGAGTACGCTAAGCAGCGCCATACGTTCGGCCAGCCGGTGATTGAGCATCAGGCGATTCAGATGATGATTGCCGATGTGGCGATGCGTATCGAGGCGTCGCGGCTGTTGACCTATCAGGCGGCCACGCTGGTTGACGAGGGCAAAGCCGATAAGCACCACGCGCACTGGCTTTCGATGGCAAAATGCTTTGCGACGGAGACAGCGGTTGAGGCGGCGGACAAGGCGCTCCAGATTATGGGCGGCATCGGGTATATGCAGGAGTCGGCGACAGAGCGCTTCTATCGTGATGCCCGGCAGTTGACGATTGTCGAGGGTACCAGCCAGGTGCAGCGGCTCATCATCGCTCGCGCGGTGGCGGAGGATATGCTCAACTGGCGGTAG
- a CDS encoding D-alanine--D-alanine ligase family protein, translating to MKQGKVRVGVVFGSRSVEHEVSVITGQQVIAALDKSRYDIIPIYITKTGAWYTGDKLLDVANFKDDTAVLVGCDPVYLTPDPTVGGLVVRREEKGGLFKRARDPEVLSLDVLFPTIHGTYGEDGTLQGLFELAGIPYVGSGVLGSAVGMDKILMKSVFRDYGLPVVKYYAATRRAWENTPNETLNAIEQALGYPVFVKPANLGSSVGISQAQNREELSQALEVAAHYDRRLLIEAAVQNAIEINCAVLGFQELQASVCEQPFALKDFLSYEDKYMRGGKNSGMKGLARQIPAPISDELTGRVQQLAIQSFEMLDCRGVARIDFLLDTRTETLYINEINTLPGSISFYLWEPLGMNISALVDKLIQLAFEAHQERQRTTYSVDSPLLARMGATGSKTPATASQA from the coding sequence ATGAAGCAAGGAAAAGTTCGCGTGGGTGTCGTCTTTGGCAGCCGATCAGTGGAGCATGAAGTCTCGGTCATCACCGGCCAGCAGGTCATCGCCGCGCTGGATAAAAGCCGCTATGACATTATCCCTATCTATATCACCAAAACTGGCGCCTGGTATACGGGAGACAAGTTGCTGGACGTTGCCAACTTTAAGGACGATACAGCGGTGCTGGTCGGCTGCGATCCCGTGTATCTCACGCCCGACCCAACTGTTGGCGGCCTGGTCGTGCGCCGCGAAGAAAAGGGCGGCCTCTTCAAGCGGGCGCGCGATCCCGAAGTCTTGTCGCTAGATGTTCTCTTCCCCACCATTCACGGTACCTACGGCGAAGACGGCACCCTTCAAGGACTCTTTGAACTGGCAGGCATCCCCTACGTTGGCTCTGGCGTCCTGGGTTCAGCCGTCGGCATGGATAAGATTCTTATGAAGTCTGTCTTCAGGGATTATGGGCTGCCCGTCGTCAAATACTACGCTGCCACGCGCCGCGCCTGGGAGAACACCCCCAACGAGACGCTCAACGCCATTGAGCAGGCGCTGGGCTATCCTGTCTTCGTCAAGCCCGCCAATCTCGGCTCCAGCGTCGGCATCTCTCAAGCGCAGAACCGCGAGGAACTGAGCCAGGCGCTGGAAGTGGCCGCGCATTATGATCGTCGGCTCTTGATCGAAGCCGCTGTGCAAAACGCCATCGAAATCAACTGCGCCGTCCTGGGCTTTCAGGAGCTTCAGGCGTCCGTCTGCGAACAGCCTTTCGCCTTGAAAGACTTCCTCAGCTATGAAGATAAATATATGCGCGGCGGCAAGAACAGCGGCATGAAGGGCCTGGCCCGCCAGATTCCCGCGCCTATCTCCGACGAACTGACGGGGCGCGTCCAGCAGCTTGCCATCCAATCCTTTGAGATGCTCGATTGCCGGGGCGTGGCGCGCATTGACTTTCTGCTGGATACCAGAACCGAAACGCTCTATATCAATGAAATCAATACCCTGCCCGGCTCCATCTCCTTCTATCTTTGGGAGCCGCTGGGCATGAACATCAGCGCCCTGGTAGATAAGTTGATTCAACTAGCTTTCGAGGCCCATCAAGAGCGCCAGCGCACCACCTATTCAGTTGACTCGCCCTTGCTGGCGCGCATGGGCGCGACTGGCAGTAAAACGCCTGCCACCGCGTCACAGGCATAA
- the menC gene encoding o-succinylbenzoate synthase, protein MPTITLEAVELIHARLPLVSPFETSFGRTDQRELILIKAFAEGLVGYGESVPLAFYSYETIQTAWHILRDYAVPALLREPLSAPQEAAERMRFVRGHPMARAGLELACWDLFARTQNISLRELLGGVRERVPVGVSIGIQPTIDGLVKVVGQHVASGYQRIKIKIKPGYDFEPLSAVRQAFPTIKMMADANSAYQLEDAPTLKKLDALNLMMIEQPLDYDDIFDHAQLQRQLTTPICLDESIHSFQHARHALEMDSGHIINMKVGRVGGYTEAKAIHDLCLSRSIPVWCGGMLESGVGRAHNLAISSLPGFTLPGDVSASERYYHEDIVDPPAVLESDGTIKVPQHGPGIGVTLREDVLARYTLATERMI, encoded by the coding sequence ATGCCCACGATCACATTAGAAGCCGTTGAATTGATTCACGCGCGGCTGCCTCTGGTCAGCCCCTTCGAGACCAGCTTCGGACGCACCGATCAGCGTGAACTCATTCTTATCAAAGCCTTCGCCGAAGGGCTGGTAGGCTATGGCGAGTCAGTGCCGCTGGCCTTCTACAGCTATGAGACCATTCAGACCGCCTGGCACATCCTGCGCGACTACGCCGTTCCAGCCCTGCTGCGCGAACCCCTCAGCGCCCCCCAGGAGGCTGCTGAACGGATGCGCTTTGTGCGCGGTCACCCGATGGCGCGGGCTGGTCTGGAACTGGCCTGCTGGGATCTCTTTGCCAGGACGCAGAACATCTCACTGAGAGAACTGCTGGGCGGTGTGCGCGAGCGCGTGCCGGTGGGTGTCAGCATCGGCATCCAACCCACAATAGACGGGCTGGTCAAGGTCGTGGGCCAGCATGTCGCCTCTGGCTATCAGCGCATCAAAATCAAGATCAAGCCCGGCTACGACTTCGAGCCGCTGAGCGCCGTTCGTCAGGCGTTCCCAACCATTAAGATGATGGCCGACGCCAATTCCGCCTATCAGCTGGAGGACGCGCCCACGCTGAAAAAGCTGGACGCGCTCAACCTGATGATGATCGAGCAGCCGCTCGATTACGACGACATCTTCGACCACGCCCAGCTTCAGCGCCAACTCACCACGCCCATCTGCCTCGATGAGAGTATTCACAGCTTCCAGCACGCGCGCCACGCCCTGGAAATGGACAGCGGGCACATCATCAACATGAAGGTGGGGCGCGTCGGCGGCTACACGGAGGCAAAAGCCATTCACGATCTCTGCCTCAGCCGCAGCATTCCCGTCTGGTGCGGCGGTATGCTTGAATCGGGCGTTGGCCGCGCACATAACCTGGCGATCAGCAGCCTGCCCGGCTTCACCCTGCCCGGCGATGTCTCCGCTAGCGAACGCTACTATCACGAAGACATCGTAGACCCGCCTGCCGTTCTGGAATCTGATGGCACGATCAAGGTTCCACAGCATGGGCCAGGCATCGGCGTCACGCTGCGCGAGGACGTGCTGGCACGCTACACGCTGGCAACAGAACGGATGATATAG
- the murF gene encoding UDP-N-acetylmuramoyl-tripeptide--D-alanyl-D-alanine ligase, with translation MLLLLAGLLLALLWQVYVARQLTRLLNIHQIEEYQNGRFWRWARAAPTRFVDACHALTCLALVMLWLLAWALFPQFWAFVALAVLSAALPVGLALRIEAVQAKKPLVYTARAKRLLSTAIVISLALAAGLGAGLWFAFQPSIGLQPVSLTFAWGAAFTLGMGILTERGVIALAIILANVVMFPVEAQVRQYYLRQAKAKLARIHPRVIGITGSYGKTSTKHILKTILSARYKTLATPGSFNTPMGVCRVINTDLLPEHEIFIVEMGAYTRGEIAELCRLAHPELGIITAVGPQHLERFGSIENVMRGKNELMEALPSGAPAIYNGDNPYCQQLMQQMRNEGRVRVLSYGLEPTNTDAQVIASDAQITRQGLTFTVTYRGAQGEERAAFRSKLLGKHNVSNILAAVTAALECGMRLGEIARAVEEVEPVEHRLQLIAGAGGVTVIDDAYNANPEGVRTALDTLAQFNDGKRILVTPGMVELGPIEAEENYRFGQHAAGACDVAILVGRKRTEPIARGLRDAGFPEQQLFVVGSLTEATERMKSLVAPGAVVLFSNDLPDTYNEE, from the coding sequence ATGCTGTTGTTGCTGGCTGGGCTGCTGCTGGCGCTGCTCTGGCAGGTCTACGTGGCGCGCCAACTGACGCGCCTGCTCAATATCCATCAAATTGAAGAATATCAGAACGGGCGCTTCTGGCGCTGGGCGCGGGCTGCGCCGACGCGATTCGTTGATGCTTGCCACGCGCTGACTTGCCTGGCGCTGGTTATGCTCTGGCTGCTAGCCTGGGCGCTGTTCCCGCAGTTCTGGGCGTTTGTGGCGCTGGCAGTGCTTTCGGCGGCGCTGCCGGTTGGGCTGGCGCTGCGCATCGAAGCAGTACAGGCGAAGAAGCCGCTGGTCTATACGGCGCGTGCCAAACGGCTGCTGAGTACGGCTATCGTGATCTCGCTGGCGCTGGCGGCTGGATTAGGCGCTGGCCTCTGGTTTGCCTTTCAGCCGTCCATAGGATTGCAGCCTGTGTCCCTGACGTTTGCCTGGGGGGCGGCCTTTACGCTGGGAATGGGCATCTTGACTGAACGCGGCGTGATCGCCCTGGCGATCATCCTGGCAAATGTGGTGATGTTTCCGGTGGAGGCGCAGGTGCGCCAGTATTATCTGCGCCAGGCGAAGGCGAAGCTGGCGCGGATTCACCCCAGGGTTATTGGCATTACTGGCAGTTATGGCAAGACCAGCACCAAGCATATCCTCAAGACCATCCTTTCGGCGCGCTATAAGACGCTGGCGACGCCGGGCAGCTTCAATACACCGATGGGTGTCTGTCGCGTGATAAATACTGATCTGCTGCCGGAGCATGAGATATTTATTGTGGAGATGGGCGCGTACACGCGCGGCGAGATTGCCGAACTCTGCCGCCTGGCGCATCCAGAGCTAGGGATTATCACGGCGGTTGGCCCGCAGCACCTGGAACGCTTTGGCAGTATCGAAAACGTGATGCGCGGCAAGAACGAACTGATGGAGGCGCTGCCGTCTGGCGCGCCCGCTATCTATAACGGCGATAATCCCTATTGCCAGCAGTTGATGCAGCAGATGCGGAATGAGGGGCGAGTGCGGGTGCTTTCGTATGGCCTTGAGCCGACGAATACTGATGCCCAGGTGATTGCCAGCGATGCGCAGATCACGCGGCAAGGACTGACGTTCACCGTAACGTATCGCGGCGCGCAGGGCGAGGAACGCGCAGCTTTTCGTAGCAAGCTGCTTGGGAAACATAATGTCTCCAACATTCTGGCGGCGGTGACGGCGGCGCTGGAGTGTGGGATGCGCCTGGGGGAGATTGCGCGAGCGGTGGAAGAGGTTGAGCCGGTGGAGCATCGCCTGCAACTGATTGCAGGGGCAGGTGGCGTGACGGTGATTGATGATGCCTATAACGCCAACCCGGAGGGCGTGCGCACTGCGCTGGATACGCTGGCGCAGTTCAACGACGGCAAGCGTATCCTGGTGACGCCAGGGATGGTGGAGCTAGGACCGATTGAAGCCGAGGAGAATTATCGCTTCGGCCAGCACGCGGCAGGCGCCTGCGATGTGGCGATCCTGGTTGGCCGCAAGCGAACAGAGCCGATTGCGCGCGGGCTGCGCGATGCGGGCTTCCCTGAGCAGCAGCTTTTTGTCGTCGGCTCGCTGACCGAGGCAACAGAGCGGATGAAGAGCCTGGTTGCCCCCGGCGCAGTGGTTCTCTTCTCTAATGATCTACCGGATACCTATAACGAAGAGTAG
- a CDS encoding alpha/beta hydrolase translates to MDALKTIELQHLKIAYCSNAAAPQPSVEQPQQAQASKPTPAKEAVVLLHGWGCSIQTVLPIYEYLAPNYAVYALDFPGCGGSDQPSVPWSVAEYVQLTLDWLNALQIPRATFIGHSHGGRVSLTLAAQHPERVKRLILVDSAGIRAPRNFRYYRRVYFYKVAKRVIALPGIRRYQPALRKRLMKLLGSEDYGNVSPGVMQGTFIKLVNEDLRPVLKSIKAPALLIWGENDQDTPVSDGKIMEQEIPDAGLVVLKGAGHFSYLDCFPQFCAVISSFLSS, encoded by the coding sequence GTGGATGCGCTGAAGACTATCGAGCTACAACATCTGAAGATCGCGTATTGCTCCAATGCAGCGGCCCCACAGCCATCGGTGGAGCAGCCGCAGCAGGCACAGGCGAGTAAGCCAACGCCTGCGAAAGAGGCCGTCGTGCTGCTGCATGGATGGGGCTGTTCCATTCAGACGGTCCTGCCTATCTATGAGTATCTGGCTCCCAACTATGCCGTCTATGCGCTCGATTTTCCTGGCTGCGGCGGCAGCGATCAGCCGTCGGTCCCCTGGAGTGTTGCCGAATATGTGCAGCTAACGCTGGATTGGCTGAATGCTTTACAGATTCCCAGGGCGACCTTCATCGGGCATTCACATGGCGGGCGGGTCTCGCTGACGTTGGCGGCGCAACACCCGGAGCGGGTAAAGCGGCTAATTCTGGTAGACAGCGCAGGCATTCGCGCGCCGCGCAATTTTCGCTATTATCGGCGCGTCTATTTCTATAAAGTCGCCAAGCGAGTGATTGCGCTGCCCGGCATCCGGCGCTACCAGCCCGCGCTGCGCAAGCGGTTGATGAAGTTGCTGGGGTCTGAGGATTATGGGAATGTGTCTCCAGGAGTGATGCAGGGGACTTTTATTAAACTGGTCAACGAAGACCTGCGCCCAGTGTTGAAATCTATCAAAGCGCCCGCGCTGCTGATCTGGGGCGAAAACGATCAGGATACACCGGTTAGCGACGGCAAGATCATGGAGCAGGAGATTCCCGACGCCGGGCTGGTCGTCTTGAAGGGCGCGGGGCATTTCTCCTATCTTGATTGCTTCCCGCAGTTCTGCGCGGTGATCTCCAGTTTCTTATCGTCATGA